CTATAAGTTCAATCATTATTCATCCTAAGTTTTTACCcaaaaataactcaaacttctcttaaaaaaaataaacaatgagCACCGAGACCAATTCCAGCGCCAGAATCGTTATCAAACCATGCGGAGCCTGTAGATACTTGCGAAAGAAATGCCTCGACAATTGCATATTCGCACCTTACTTTGATTCCGATAAAGGAATCGCCAATTTCACATCgattcataatatttttggaGCGAGCAACGTTACAAAACTTCTAACGAATATTCCGATCGACAAACGACCCGAGGCAGTTAGAACTTTAAATTATGAAGCTCATGCTCGTCTCCAAGATCCTATCTATGGTTGCGTATCTCAAATCTTTGGTCTCCAAAATCAGGTACTTATGCATTTAAATATCAATAGTAACATAATTTAACATGAGTTAATTAATCACATCAATTTAGAAACAAATCAGAAAAATAATTAGgtcaaatcttttaaaaataattgggtGTAATTATATGGTGATCTTATATGTATGTGTTGTTCTTCTGAAATAAtgcttaataattttataaatattgtaacGCTGTGAAGGGATATCTATCTTATATGTTTCTTTTGACTTAACTTTTagctaatattataatattttgatttgaattatttatcttatagaCGTcactttcataaatatattattaattaaaaaaaacttatataaattaaatgttttaaaaataaaaattgacgtCACGACAAATtaccaaatattatattagttttggtaatattcaaatttaaaaataaagtcatcttcttttaatatatatatatatatatatatatatatatatatatatatatatatatatatatatatatatattattattatgtactATTATATGTCTttggaaattttaattttaacggAGCAATGATATTAGGTAGAAATTCTTGTTAATTggtatgttttttattttatttaaaattttaactttttaataccTTTGTGGACATAGGTGATCAATCTTCAACGAGAGATTGTGTGCTTACAAGCCCATGTAGCCAGACAGCCGCCACCTCAGCAACAGCCACAGTCTTCTCTGTCCATGTCGGACTACCCTTTTGGTGGTGGTGCCACCTATGACATGGCACCTCTCTTTGAGTTTGATCCTAATATTGAATCATCTCATCAGCCGGATTCATGGGTATCCATGATCAGAACCCATTCACTGGAGCTCCGGTGGGCGGCGGCGACGGCGGTGGTGGAGAAGAGTTACCGATGAGGAATTAACGTGGAAGGAAAAGATCTGTCCCAAGCATGCCACCTGTTACTAATTgaatcactttttatttttaataatatatgtgagatttaaaaaataattattaccgtTCATGACTATggtaatttgttttattttctgtACT
This genomic window from Impatiens glandulifera unplaced genomic scaffold, dImpGla2.1, whole genome shotgun sequence contains:
- the LOC124918182 gene encoding LOB domain-containing protein 30-like, with protein sequence MSTETNSSARIVIKPCGACRYLRKKCLDNCIFAPYFDSDKGIANFTSIHNIFGASNVTKLLTNIPIDKRPEAVRTLNYEAHARLQDPIYGCVSQIFGLQNQVINLQREIVCLQAHVARQPPPQQQPQSSLSMSDYPFGGGATYDMAPLFEFDPNIESSHQPDSWVSMIRTHSLELRWAAATAVVEKSYR